Part of the Nitrosopumilus piranensis genome is shown below.
TACCCAGCCCAGAATCGGTTACTTGAATTTGTATTATTCATTAATCTTCAAGAAATTTTCTAAAAAACCAGAAATACGAGATCTTGTTAAAAAATTAGCAAACAGAATAACCAAAAAATTTTTCTTGTTCAATAAAATTTGAGAAAATCCAAAATTTTTAGATCAGGCATGGATTAGTAATAGTTAATCAAAATTAAAGATTGAAAATAAATAATTGCATTATTGTATTATACTTTGAATTTTTTTAGTCCTTCATTTAGGACTAGGTTTACAACGTGTGAGAAGCTAACTGACTTTATAGAAGTTCTGATCATTTTTGCTTGAATGTTTCTAATTTTTTCAGTATTCTCAGTTTTCAATACAACAGTAATTCGTTCTCCCAACAACCAGAATACTTATTCATGATATAAAAAGAGCCGGATAATTTCCCAAAATTGAGTATTAGTCACAAAGCCGAAAATATTGGAATTTATATCAGAATGATTTGTACAAAATAACATGGCAAGATCAAGATATTGGAAAATTACAGCTGAAGAGATGGAAGGATTTAGCTATAATGAAGAGAATTTGTTGAATTGGGAGATAAAATGTGTCAGAGAACCAGAAGATGAAGCACATTTTATTGGGGTTTTCATGTATCGTAACGGTACAGCATATGATTATGAATCAGTAAAGGGGATTTGTTATTTTTACAATAATATTGATAGAAAAGAACTTCCTGAAATTACTGGCTTCCTTCAAGGAAAGTTTGGAGGTAAAGAGATGGAAAAAGGTGAACGTGTAATTCTCAAAGGTTCACAGGAAATCTATTCAAGCAAAGATCTTGCAAGTTTAGCAAAAGAGATGGAATCCAAATTTAACACAAAGGCCATCATTTCTCTGGAATTTGAGGGCATATCAATAGAGCAACTCAAAGAAGACGGATTGCCTGAGGCAAAATTATTACCAATTCCCGGCAAATAGATATAGCTTTAAGCACAAAGAGATTAGATGTCAGAGCTTGATGGTATCAATCAGCATTTTGAGGAACTAAGAAAGAGATTACTTCGAATTGTACTAGTAATTGGAATAATTACTGCATTCATTTTGACATTTCATGCCGAACCAATCCAAGTAGGTCAAACCACATTATACTATCCAACACCTGAACCATTAAACAACATCGCAGCACAAATTACGAATCATATGAAAATTAATCTAGTACCAGAAGATGTACAGTTAATTCAAACTGCTCCAGGTCAAGCATTCTTTGCACAAGTGTACATTGCAGCACTAGTAGGAATTGTTGTTAGCATGCCAATAATCATCAAAGAGTTAGTTGGATTCATCAAACCAGCTCTAAAAGAAAATGAAATTAATGTTAGTAGAAGTATCACCATTCCCGCATTAGGGTTGTTCATTACAGGATGTGCATTTTCATACAACTTAGTAATTCCATACATTTTAGATTTCTTATACCGATATGGGGAATCTGCAGGACTAGTTACATTTCTCAATGTAATAGAATTTGTAACTTTTGTATTACAATTTTTATTGGCATTTGGATTCTCATTTCAACTTCCTCTAGTAATGTATGCAATTTCTGCATCAGGGATGGTCGATACAGATTTTTGGCGTAAAAACATTAGATATGCAATTGTCATAATTGTGATCTTTGGTGCAATTATTACTCCAGATGGAAGTGGTGTTACTATGTGGTTTATTGCAGGACCCATGATAGCACTGTATGCTACAGGCATGGTACTCATTGAACGCAAAGAACGTAAAAAGTTGAACACTTAAATCCGAATTTAGATAAAGAGACACATAATGTTTGGAATGAATTTAGCCAATTTCATTGCAGGTCAAGAATGGATATTCATCATAGTTATAGCAGTAGTATTGATTTTTGGTGCTAAAAAAATTCCAGAACTTGCAAAAACCTTCGGTAAAGCCAAAGGAGAATTTGAAAAAGGCAAGATTGAAGGTGAAAAAGAGCTTAAAGACTTCAAAGATAAAGAAGCAAAATCAGACTAGTTTTCAGCAATTTTTATAAAATTATCTAAAATTTCTTCGTAATTCTGCAGATATCTATTTTTAGAAAACATACCACCAATTTTCATTTTTCCTTTTAATTTGAAATCCACATCAACTAGAATTTTTGTGCCTTGAGGGATTTCGATGAACTGTTCTTGTATATGAGAGCCTTTTGCATCACCTCCAATAACAAATACATCATGTAAAACAGGTTCATTAGTAACATGCTTTGCCATGATCACAAATTCATCATCACCTAGAATCAGATGTTCCTCAACTACTGCAACATTATCTCTAACAGAACGGATTCTAATTGAAGGGAAAAATTCAGAAGAGATTTTTT
Proteins encoded:
- a CDS encoding SRPBCC family protein, producing the protein MPQFSFEKITTADRNTVYKIFSDYENYQKISSEFFPSIRIRSVRDNVAVVEEHLILGDDEFVIMAKHVTNEPVLHDVFVIGGDAKGSHIQEQFIEIPQGTKILVDVDFKLKGKMKIGGMFSKNRYLQNYEEILDNFIKIAEN
- a CDS encoding Sec-independent protein translocase subunit TatA/TatB; translation: MFGMNLANFIAGQEWIFIIVIAVVLIFGAKKIPELAKTFGKAKGEFEKGKIEGEKELKDFKDKEAKSD
- the tatC gene encoding twin-arginine translocase subunit TatC, coding for MSELDGINQHFEELRKRLLRIVLVIGIITAFILTFHAEPIQVGQTTLYYPTPEPLNNIAAQITNHMKINLVPEDVQLIQTAPGQAFFAQVYIAALVGIVVSMPIIIKELVGFIKPALKENEINVSRSITIPALGLFITGCAFSYNLVIPYILDFLYRYGESAGLVTFLNVIEFVTFVLQFLLAFGFSFQLPLVMYAISASGMVDTDFWRKNIRYAIVIIVIFGAIITPDGSGVTMWFIAGPMIALYATGMVLIERKERKKLNT